One part of the Sorangiineae bacterium MSr11954 genome encodes these proteins:
- a CDS encoding zf-HC2 domain-containing protein, whose product MSPRSINSTCTHYSHLLGAYVDGELEPSRVLEVDEHVAGCETCRERVQLDHAVRGSLKRTVKTTAPEGLRLRVVAAMAAEHERGERRADAQAGFFSARRTGKAQETGLMWRAMVPLASAAALAIVWGTATRGPMSKSTSSDRRAAGLASDSLIQDLVAEHSHPLPPERTDPKDVRELERYVGVPVRPTSFEKRTGARLVGGRVLPMVHHERAAMLQYEIGSGAEMRRVSVFVYDPRHIQVDDEGLAPRAVGTAQVRVAEVNGYRLAVTQRAGVGYAVASDLDADRNAQLAAFADE is encoded by the coding sequence ATGAGCCCCCGCAGCATCAACAGCACGTGCACGCACTATAGTCATCTGCTCGGTGCGTACGTCGATGGTGAATTGGAGCCATCCCGTGTGCTCGAAGTGGACGAGCACGTGGCCGGTTGCGAAACGTGCCGTGAGCGAGTGCAGCTCGATCACGCGGTGCGCGGTTCGCTGAAGCGCACGGTGAAGACCACGGCGCCCGAGGGACTGCGCCTGCGCGTGGTCGCCGCCATGGCCGCCGAGCACGAACGCGGTGAGCGCCGCGCCGATGCGCAAGCAGGCTTCTTCAGCGCCCGCCGCACGGGCAAAGCCCAAGAGACGGGCTTGATGTGGCGCGCGATGGTGCCGCTGGCGAGTGCCGCTGCACTGGCCATCGTATGGGGCACCGCCACGCGCGGGCCGATGAGCAAGAGCACGTCGAGCGACCGCCGCGCAGCGGGCCTGGCGAGCGACAGCTTGATCCAAGATTTGGTGGCGGAGCACTCGCATCCCCTCCCGCCCGAGCGCACCGATCCCAAAGACGTGCGCGAGCTCGAACGCTATGTCGGCGTCCCCGTACGTCCGACCAGCTTCGAGAAGCGAACGGGCGCCCGCCTCGTCGGCGGCCGCGTCCTGCCGATGGTCCACCACGAGCGCGCCGCGATGCTCCAATACGAAATCGGCTCCGGCGCCGAAATGCGGCGGGTCAGCGTCTTCGTCTACGATCCGCGCCACATCCAAGTCGACGACGAAGGCCTCGCACCCCGCGCCGTCGGCACCGCCCAAGTCCGCGTCGCAGAGGTCAACGGCTATCGACTGGCCGTCACCCAACGCGCAGGCGTCGGCTACGCGGTCGCAAGCGACCTCGATGCCGATCGCAACGCCCAACTCGCAGCCTTCGCCGACGAATAG
- a CDS encoding aspartate aminotransferase family protein: MTIERRQASVARGVATAHPIEVVRAEGARVWDANGKEYLDFIGGIGVVNVGHNHPRVVRAMRLQLERFTHVCFQVATYAPYVELAERLDALVSGARSQPLPSSRASSSQPLSSSRGAFSQPLPSPSSSRAAYKTLLLTTGAEAVENAVKIARAYTNRPAVIAFDGGFHGRTLLGMTLTATGSLYRQNFGPFAPEVYHAPFPHALHGVSTEAALRALEHLFATRVPRDRVAAFLVEPQLGEGGFVPAPPEFLKELRRLATAYGIVLVLDEIQTGFGRTGRMFAFQHFGIEPDLMTLAKSLGGGLPLSAVVGKAEIMDAPAPGGLGGTYSGNPLACAAALAVLDVFEEEGLLERSQALGAQLHAGLTGLQSRFPRVAEVRGLGCMLAIELSSEGESAVELTQRILDEARARGLLLLRCGPHKNAIRFLPPLNAMRDDIDRALAILEGAFQASLSA, encoded by the coding sequence ATGACGATCGAGCGAAGGCAGGCGAGCGTCGCGCGCGGTGTTGCGACCGCGCACCCCATCGAGGTGGTCCGCGCCGAGGGGGCGCGTGTTTGGGACGCGAACGGCAAGGAGTACCTCGACTTCATCGGCGGCATCGGGGTCGTGAATGTGGGGCACAACCACCCGCGCGTGGTCCGCGCGATGCGCCTGCAGCTGGAGCGATTCACGCACGTGTGCTTTCAAGTCGCCACGTACGCGCCGTACGTGGAGCTCGCAGAGCGGCTCGATGCGCTGGTCTCCGGTGCGCGGTCGCAGCCGCTGCCTTCGTCGCGGGCGTCGTCGTCGCAGCCGCTGTCCTCCTCGCGCGGGGCGTTCTCGCAGCCGCTGCCTTCGCCTTCGTCGTCGCGCGCTGCGTACAAGACGTTGTTGCTCACCACCGGCGCCGAGGCGGTCGAGAATGCCGTCAAGATCGCGCGGGCGTATACGAACCGGCCGGCCGTCATTGCCTTCGACGGCGGCTTTCACGGTCGCACCTTGCTCGGCATGACCCTCACGGCGACCGGATCGCTCTACCGACAAAACTTCGGCCCGTTCGCGCCCGAGGTGTACCACGCGCCCTTTCCGCACGCGCTCCACGGGGTGAGCACCGAGGCGGCGCTCCGTGCGCTCGAGCATCTCTTTGCCACGCGCGTTCCGCGCGATCGGGTCGCCGCGTTCCTGGTCGAGCCGCAGCTCGGGGAGGGGGGCTTCGTGCCGGCGCCGCCGGAGTTTCTAAAGGAGCTACGCCGGCTCGCGACGGCGTACGGCATCGTGCTGGTGCTCGACGAGATCCAGACGGGCTTCGGGCGCACGGGGCGCATGTTTGCGTTTCAGCACTTTGGCATCGAGCCGGATTTGATGACCCTCGCCAAGAGCCTGGGGGGCGGTCTTCCGTTGTCGGCGGTCGTTGGCAAAGCCGAGATCATGGACGCGCCGGCGCCGGGCGGGCTGGGTGGCACCTACTCGGGGAATCCGTTGGCGTGTGCGGCGGCGTTGGCGGTGCTGGACGTCTTCGAAGAAGAGGGGCTCCTCGAGCGCAGTCAGGCGCTCGGCGCGCAATTGCATGCGGGGCTCACGGGGCTGCAGTCGCGGTTTCCTCGCGTCGCCGAGGTGCGCGGTCTCGGGTGTATGTTGGCGATCGAGCTCTCGAGCGAGGGCGAGAGCGCCGTGGAGCTCACGCAGCGTATCCTCGACGAGGCTCGTGCCCGCGGGCTGCTGCTCCTACGCTGCGGTCCGCACAAAAATGCGATCCGCTTTTTGCCGCCGCTCAACGCCATGCGTGACGACATCGATCGCGCTTTGGCGATTCTGGAGGGCGCCTTTCAGGCGTCGCTCAGCGCGTAG
- a CDS encoding polyhydroxyalkanoate synthesis regulator DNA-binding domain-containing protein, translated as MDTKPETSSQTADNAQLTSERQRRVIKRYSNRKLYDTKDSRYVTLLQIAEMVRTGEDVQIIDNTSKEDLTEVTLAQIIYEEQKAHSRNVPLQTLKELIHSRTEKVLSDLREGPIGRLIPVPKGKTEGEVEAAETVEVVREEAHASKPSLVDQAKETLEDWQHKIDERIRSVLPSSTPWEALQNEVRRLGVRIDELEKKLKAAKGNSEEKESTNQGHEEDVK; from the coding sequence GTGGACACCAAGCCCGAGACAAGCTCGCAGACCGCCGACAACGCGCAATTGACTTCCGAGCGTCAGCGGCGCGTGATCAAGCGGTACTCAAATCGCAAACTTTACGACACCAAGGACAGTCGCTACGTCACGCTGCTGCAGATCGCCGAAATGGTGCGCACAGGTGAAGATGTACAGATCATCGACAACACATCGAAGGAAGATCTGACGGAGGTCACCCTCGCGCAAATCATCTACGAGGAGCAGAAAGCTCACTCGCGGAACGTGCCCCTGCAAACGCTCAAGGAGCTGATTCATTCGCGCACGGAGAAGGTGCTCTCGGACCTGCGCGAAGGTCCCATCGGCCGGCTCATCCCGGTCCCCAAAGGCAAAACGGAGGGCGAGGTCGAGGCGGCAGAAACCGTCGAGGTGGTGCGCGAGGAAGCCCACGCGTCGAAGCCGAGCCTCGTGGACCAAGCCAAGGAAACGCTCGAAGATTGGCAGCACAAAATCGACGAGCGCATTCGCAGCGTCCTACCGAGCTCGACCCCCTGGGAGGCGCTTCAGAACGAGGTGCGCCGGCTGGGAGTCCGCATCGATGAGCTCGAGAAGAAGTTGAAGGCGGCCAAGGGAAACAGCGAAGAGAAAGAGTCGACCAACCAAGGACACGAGGAGGACGTAAAATAG
- a CDS encoding acetoacetate decarboxylase family protein: protein MAPLQGFLPPRTPEGRASIVRPPPWHYSGDIVTIEYRTDPSRVAALLPDGIDLADDDPGAVAILWADWQSCSDSFEELDDPVRAQYKECFVVVRCKWRGQHYSRCVYIWVDTDFALARGWHQGYPKKLGAIHMTRPVTVGRAGPRLEPGGRFGATLSAQGRRLAEARFTITGPSEGAGFVNALPMLHSRDWPSIEAGAPPSMKELVTMKGRDVELGPAWTGGAELNVFSSPTEELSALGPREMIAGYFRSVGVTFEGGTTLDAARGE from the coding sequence ATGGCTCCGCTTCAAGGCTTCTTGCCGCCTCGAACGCCCGAAGGTCGGGCCTCCATCGTTCGCCCTCCGCCGTGGCACTACTCCGGCGACATCGTCACCATCGAATATCGAACCGATCCTTCGAGGGTCGCCGCCTTGCTACCGGACGGCATCGACCTCGCGGACGACGATCCCGGCGCGGTGGCCATTCTCTGGGCCGATTGGCAGTCATGCTCCGACTCGTTCGAGGAGCTCGACGATCCGGTGCGTGCACAATACAAAGAATGCTTCGTGGTGGTGCGCTGCAAATGGCGCGGGCAGCACTACTCCCGCTGCGTATACATTTGGGTCGATACCGACTTTGCGCTGGCCCGCGGTTGGCACCAGGGCTACCCGAAGAAGCTCGGGGCCATTCATATGACGCGCCCTGTTACCGTGGGGCGCGCGGGGCCGCGGCTGGAGCCGGGCGGCCGTTTTGGTGCCACGCTCTCCGCGCAGGGCCGTCGTTTGGCGGAGGCGCGTTTTACGATCACGGGACCGTCGGAAGGCGCGGGCTTCGTCAATGCGCTTCCGATGCTGCACTCGCGCGATTGGCCGTCCATCGAGGCGGGGGCGCCGCCCTCGATGAAGGAGCTGGTGACGATGAAGGGGCGCGATGTGGAGTTGGGGCCGGCGTGGACCGGTGGGGCGGAGCTCAATGTCTTTTCGTCGCCCACCGAGGAGCTGAGCGCGCTCGGGCCGCGGGAGATGATCGCCGGATACTTTCGCAGCGTGGGCGTCACCTTCGAGGGTGGAACGACGTTGGATGCCGCGCGCGGCGAATGA
- a CDS encoding aldehyde dehydrogenase, with protein sequence MGNRTTVEGVEVSTEHWIAGERAGSADVFDDISPIDGAVIAQVARGGAREVDRAVAAARSAFGTWGQTPPAARARVLRAIAAGIERRIPELAAVETRDAGALLRSMQRNVVPRAAHNFRFFAEHLEALGAPDFETRGHMNHVRWEPSGVVALITPWNAPLMLATWKIAPALASGATVVLKPAEWSPLTASLLADIAHEAGLPPGAFNVVQGLGEEAGAALVRHPDVGRISFTGSTQTARLIAEAAARNLTPVSFELGGKSPLLVFEDADLDRAVEQAVGQYDHAGQVCLAATRLLVHRDVYDAFLPRFLERARGLHQGDPRDPRSDIGPQITREHLERVDRFVRTAREQGARAVLGGEPNREAGGLYYRPTLFVDVPPGAEILSEEVFGPVLTLQRFDDEEEAIALANGTRYGLSAVVFTSNRARAERVSARLVAGTVWVNCFFVRDLRAPFGGARQSGIGREGGTWSFDFYADVKNVCTAPWS encoded by the coding sequence GTGGGGAACCGAACGACGGTCGAAGGGGTCGAAGTTTCGACGGAGCATTGGATCGCGGGCGAGCGCGCGGGCTCCGCAGACGTGTTCGACGACATTTCGCCCATCGACGGGGCGGTGATCGCGCAGGTCGCCCGCGGTGGCGCGCGCGAGGTCGATCGCGCGGTGGCCGCTGCACGATCCGCGTTTGGCACGTGGGGCCAAACGCCTCCCGCCGCGCGCGCGCGTGTGCTGCGTGCCATCGCCGCGGGCATCGAGCGCCGCATCCCGGAGCTGGCGGCGGTGGAGACGCGGGACGCGGGGGCGCTCCTTCGGTCGATGCAGCGCAATGTCGTGCCGCGCGCCGCGCACAATTTCCGGTTTTTTGCCGAGCACCTCGAGGCGCTCGGCGCGCCCGACTTCGAGACGCGCGGCCACATGAACCATGTGCGGTGGGAGCCCTCGGGCGTGGTCGCCCTGATCACGCCTTGGAACGCGCCGCTCATGCTGGCCACGTGGAAGATCGCGCCGGCGCTCGCCTCCGGGGCCACCGTGGTCCTCAAGCCGGCCGAGTGGTCGCCGCTCACCGCCTCGCTTCTGGCCGACATCGCACACGAGGCGGGGCTGCCGCCCGGCGCCTTCAACGTCGTTCAAGGGTTGGGCGAAGAGGCGGGGGCTGCGCTCGTTCGCCACCCCGACGTCGGCCGCATCTCGTTCACCGGCTCCACGCAAACGGCGCGCCTCATCGCCGAGGCGGCGGCCCGCAACCTGACGCCCGTATCGTTCGAGCTCGGCGGAAAGTCGCCGCTCCTGGTGTTCGAGGACGCCGATCTGGATCGCGCCGTCGAACAGGCCGTGGGGCAATACGATCACGCCGGCCAAGTTTGCTTGGCGGCCACGCGGCTGCTGGTGCACCGTGACGTGTACGACGCGTTCCTTCCGCGTTTTCTGGAGCGCGCGCGCGGTCTGCACCAAGGCGATCCACGCGATCCGAGGAGCGACATCGGTCCGCAGATCACGCGCGAGCACCTGGAGCGCGTCGATCGCTTCGTCCGCACGGCGCGCGAGCAGGGCGCCCGCGCGGTGCTCGGCGGCGAGCCGAATCGCGAGGCGGGCGGCCTTTACTACCGGCCCACGCTCTTCGTCGACGTGCCTCCGGGGGCGGAGATCCTCTCCGAGGAGGTGTTCGGTCCGGTGCTCACCTTGCAGCGGTTCGACGACGAAGAAGAGGCCATCGCCCTGGCGAACGGCACCCGCTACGGGCTCTCCGCCGTGGTGTTCACCTCGAACCGAGCCCGCGCGGAGCGTGTTTCGGCGCGGCTGGTCGCGGGGACCGTGTGGGTCAACTGCTTCTTCGTCCGCGATCTGCGCGCACCGTTCGGGGGCGCACGCCAATCGGGCATCGGGCGCGAGGGGGGAACGTGGAGCTTCGACTTTTACGCCGACGTGAAGAACGTCTGCACCGCCCCTTGGAGTTGA
- a CDS encoding sigma-70 family RNA polymerase sigma factor, whose product MEEDAYRSGEYLLDTLCWLPVKGRSTMSAFVAEDEKIKDSDTFTEETLSHLDAMYAVACRLTRNPTEAEDLVQDTMVKAMRARDQFRAGTNLKAWLFRILTNTFINKYRRGGLERSLFDGPDADPLADGWVSASTMRQLRDPEQIALMPIVEGEVRSALDKLPAEFRLAVVLCDVEEFSYEEISEIMGCPIGTVMSRLHRGRKLLQRALYGHALALGIVKGEDNVGSSNESAQRDSEPTDIAAYRAKRRKVG is encoded by the coding sequence TTGGAGGAGGATGCGTATCGTTCTGGGGAATACCTGCTCGATACCCTCTGTTGGCTGCCAGTGAAGGGACGCTCCACCATGTCGGCTTTCGTTGCGGAAGACGAAAAGATCAAAGATTCCGATACGTTCACAGAAGAGACCCTGTCTCATCTGGACGCCATGTACGCTGTGGCGTGTCGGCTGACCCGAAATCCGACCGAAGCGGAAGACCTCGTTCAAGACACGATGGTGAAGGCCATGCGTGCCCGCGATCAATTCCGGGCCGGCACGAACCTCAAGGCGTGGCTCTTCCGAATCCTCACGAACACCTTCATCAACAAGTACCGTAGAGGCGGACTGGAGCGTTCTCTCTTCGACGGGCCGGACGCCGATCCGCTCGCCGACGGCTGGGTGAGCGCATCGACCATGCGGCAGCTTCGCGATCCGGAGCAGATTGCGTTGATGCCCATCGTCGAGGGCGAAGTTCGCTCCGCGCTGGACAAGCTCCCCGCCGAGTTCCGGCTGGCGGTCGTCCTCTGCGACGTGGAAGAATTTTCATACGAAGAGATTTCCGAAATTATGGGCTGCCCGATCGGAACGGTCATGAGCCGGCTGCATCGGGGACGTAAGCTTCTTCAACGTGCCCTCTATGGACACGCGCTCGCTTTGGGTATCGTCAAGGGTGAGGACAATGTCGGGAGCTCCAACGAGAGCGCGCAGCGCGACTCCGAGCCCACCGACATCGCCGCGTATCGAGCGAAGAGGCGAAAAGTCGGATGA
- a CDS encoding fumarylacetoacetate hydrolase family protein, with product METRRILVDGAPLAVRVDGGANDGELVAADGRRFRADAVRHLPPCEPTKILCVHLNYESRRAEFGATLADAPTYFHKPVSSLNAHLGDVVRPPPCRYLNYEGEIAIVIGRTTKNIRPSEAADCIAGYTIACDYGLHDFRDTDAGSMLRVKGSDTLCPLGPGLVTEWNFRAKRIQTLVNGAVRQDGTTDEMIWDMHYLVADLARTITLRPGDVILSGTPASSRPVQPGDVVSVRVEGLGTLTNRIVEGEAHVRDDVGAQPSDSEEVLSTALGGDWEFRGIRAPRKTQPAQPTPTTPKSRRS from the coding sequence ATGGAGACGCGACGCATTCTCGTGGACGGAGCACCGCTCGCGGTGCGCGTGGACGGCGGGGCAAACGATGGGGAGCTCGTGGCGGCCGACGGAAGACGCTTTCGAGCCGATGCGGTTCGGCATCTTCCGCCGTGCGAGCCCACGAAGATCCTCTGCGTGCACCTCAACTACGAGAGCCGGCGCGCGGAGTTCGGCGCGACCCTGGCGGACGCGCCCACGTATTTTCACAAGCCGGTGAGCTCCCTCAACGCGCACCTCGGGGATGTGGTTCGCCCGCCGCCCTGCCGTTATTTGAACTACGAGGGCGAAATCGCCATCGTCATCGGACGCACCACCAAGAACATCCGCCCTTCGGAGGCGGCCGATTGCATCGCGGGCTACACCATCGCGTGCGACTACGGCCTCCATGACTTTCGGGACACCGACGCGGGCTCGATGCTCCGCGTAAAAGGCTCCGATACTTTGTGCCCGCTCGGTCCGGGGTTGGTCACCGAATGGAACTTTCGCGCCAAGCGAATTCAAACCTTGGTGAACGGCGCCGTGCGCCAGGACGGCACCACCGATGAGATGATCTGGGATATGCATTATCTGGTGGCGGATCTCGCGCGCACCATCACGCTTCGACCCGGTGATGTGATCCTCTCCGGCACGCCGGCGAGCTCGCGACCGGTCCAGCCGGGGGACGTGGTGTCGGTCCGCGTGGAGGGACTCGGCACCTTGACGAACCGCATCGTGGAAGGCGAGGCGCACGTTCGCGATGACGTGGGCGCGCAACCTTCCGACTCGGAAGAGGTGCTCTCCACCGCGCTGGGTGGCGATTGGGAGTTTCGCGGCATTCGCGCGCCACGGAAGACACAGCCAGCGCAGCCAACACCGACGACACCGAAGTCGCGGCGCTCATGA
- a CDS encoding glutamine synthetase family protein has protein sequence MTNNFAGKRLRLLWSDLLGLERGKYLYGKKAESGHTNFAITTFVTMLDKTILSVPGLAYDVGLADMQSRCDTGSLRPGWEPDTLVAMSDLARDGSPLPIDPRQVLRRACVPWLEMGLYPQLAFELEFYLLAPAVPGARDIRDVRDIRKFQPIEAPAPRVYGTGPAVDPDGVLDEMARAAVASGFPIEGFSTEFDDAQFEINLGYRDALAAADDAFLLRVLVREVAMRLGHRATFLGKPFAERAGSGMHVNLSFRTTSGENALWDPNTADGLSLKAQRCVGGLLAHHDGLAAIFAPNVYAYRRLRPGQMNGYWANWGYDDRTAAVRIPPERGAGTRLEHRTPDGASNPYLVAAAMLHAARLGVEQGIAPPPPQRLGGKSKASAGAGVGAGVCIPDSLPAALAALAADTPLCAALDPELVRVFTAVKRAEWEHHKAAFPDAAPAPISAAAPTSTAAPISAAAPTSTAAPDEARAFYLSFF, from the coding sequence ATGACCAACAACTTCGCCGGAAAGCGTTTGCGCCTGCTTTGGTCGGATTTGCTCGGGCTCGAACGCGGGAAGTACCTGTATGGGAAGAAGGCGGAGTCGGGTCATACCAACTTTGCCATCACCACATTCGTCACCATGCTCGACAAGACGATCTTGTCCGTGCCCGGCCTGGCGTACGACGTGGGCTTGGCCGATATGCAAAGCCGTTGCGACACGGGATCGCTGCGGCCCGGGTGGGAGCCCGACACCCTCGTGGCCATGTCGGATCTCGCGCGCGATGGATCGCCGCTCCCCATCGATCCGCGTCAGGTCCTGCGGCGCGCGTGCGTCCCTTGGCTGGAGATGGGGCTCTATCCGCAATTGGCGTTCGAGCTGGAGTTCTACCTTCTTGCGCCCGCGGTCCCCGGCGCGCGCGATATTCGCGACGTTCGTGATATTCGCAAATTCCAGCCCATCGAGGCGCCGGCGCCGCGCGTGTATGGCACGGGCCCCGCGGTGGATCCCGACGGGGTGCTCGATGAGATGGCCCGCGCGGCGGTGGCGTCGGGGTTCCCCATCGAGGGGTTCAGCACCGAGTTCGACGACGCGCAGTTCGAGATCAACCTCGGCTACCGCGACGCGCTGGCCGCCGCCGACGATGCGTTCTTGCTTCGCGTTCTGGTGCGCGAGGTGGCCATGCGCCTCGGCCATCGCGCCACCTTTCTCGGCAAGCCGTTCGCGGAGCGCGCGGGGAGCGGGATGCACGTCAACCTGAGCTTCCGCACCACCTCCGGCGAGAACGCGCTGTGGGATCCGAACACCGCCGATGGGCTCTCGCTCAAGGCGCAACGTTGTGTCGGCGGGCTCCTGGCGCACCACGATGGATTGGCCGCCATCTTCGCGCCCAATGTTTACGCGTACCGGCGGCTGCGCCCGGGGCAGATGAACGGCTATTGGGCCAACTGGGGCTACGACGATCGCACCGCGGCCGTGCGCATCCCGCCCGAGCGTGGCGCGGGAACGCGGCTCGAGCACCGCACGCCCGATGGTGCCTCCAATCCGTACTTGGTCGCCGCGGCCATGCTGCACGCCGCGCGCCTCGGCGTGGAGCAAGGGATCGCGCCGCCGCCGCCGCAACGGCTCGGCGGAAAATCGAAGGCGTCCGCCGGCGCCGGGGTCGGCGCAGGCGTCTGCATCCCCGATTCGCTCCCCGCCGCGCTGGCCGCGCTCGCCGCCGATACGCCGCTCTGCGCGGCGCTCGATCCGGAGCTCGTGCGCGTCTTCACCGCCGTGAAGCGCGCCGAATGGGAGCACCACAAAGCGGCGTTTCCGGATGCCGCGCCCGCGCCGATTTCGGCAGCCGCGCCGACTTCCACGGCCGCGCCGATTTCGGCGGCCGCGCCGACTTCCACGGCCGCACCCGACGAAGCGCGCGCGTTCTACTTATCGTTCTTCTGA
- a CDS encoding MarR family transcriptional regulator, with product MDKRAVRSELLPAESKVMEKLGGLPLDFRAMAAISNLFRASMAVRRRLEANVLASDRLSWTSFSSLWVLWVWGDMEVRDLASAVCISRPTATGVVATLKRRGLVKSRPGEHDGRTVFVELTTKGRRTIERVFPSFNAEEAAVASCLAPAEQDQLAGLLRSLLRGVDPKNQKNDK from the coding sequence GTGGACAAGCGAGCCGTTCGCTCCGAGCTGCTGCCGGCGGAGAGCAAGGTCATGGAGAAGCTCGGGGGCTTGCCCCTCGACTTCCGCGCCATGGCGGCCATCTCCAATTTGTTCCGCGCGTCGATGGCCGTGCGCCGGCGTCTGGAGGCCAATGTGCTCGCGTCCGACCGGCTCTCGTGGACGTCGTTCTCCTCGCTGTGGGTGCTCTGGGTCTGGGGCGATATGGAGGTGCGCGATCTCGCGTCCGCCGTGTGCATCAGCCGGCCCACGGCCACCGGCGTGGTCGCCACCTTGAAGCGCCGCGGCTTGGTGAAGAGCCGCCCGGGCGAGCACGATGGCCGCACCGTGTTCGTGGAGCTCACCACCAAGGGGCGGCGCACCATCGAGCGCGTGTTCCCCTCGTTCAACGCCGAAGAAGCGGCGGTGGCGAGCTGCCTCGCGCCGGCGGAGCAAGATCAGCTGGCGGGGTTGCTGCGTTCGTTGCTGCGCGGGGTCGATCCGAAGAATCAGAAGAACGATAAGTAG
- a CDS encoding gamma-glutamyltransferase family protein codes for MNASFRAFLARSLPRRIPRAEGARLPIVFVAVFAVLLLAFPASRSNAAYPAAAEGPSAAVATENADATHAALETLRAGGNAVDGAITAALTLGVVNPISSGIGGGGFALVYLKKERKVLAFDFRETAPQKIDVERLLAQSGSNAPREQRGHAVGVPGEPAGLELLNLRYGKRSLAADALPAADLAARGFALGRHMTDSIAKLQEYIAVSPDLARVFFPGDHPLGFRSLVRRPELARTLTRFGAEGSRPFYAGDIGKKIVQAAKSAGGTLEESDLTAYRVKERAPLTRTFGSRTVYAMPAPSAGGLMLLEALSIFGADPSSMLGKLGFGSSEYLHMLAEVMRGALADRIRVAGDPDLETSVNEAYERALSADRMAARRQRLDPYKTHPAPEFKSQEQGTSHIVVADVEGNVVSLTTTVNGPFGARIVAGDTGILLNDELTDFSSPSDVSGFGVIGLGPNRARPGARPVSSMTPAIVLENSAPILAVGGSGGMRIASNVMQATLARLVFQMDPGACVSSPRIFVHGASPEVLVDPEIAEDVRAGMRARGEQVREERMLSSSVQMVAWDRRGPQPRLLATADPRKHGFAIAQ; via the coding sequence ATGAACGCCTCTTTTCGCGCCTTCCTAGCACGCAGCCTACCACGCCGTATTCCCCGAGCCGAAGGCGCTCGGCTGCCGATCGTCTTCGTGGCGGTCTTCGCGGTCTTGCTGCTGGCTTTTCCAGCCTCGCGCAGCAACGCGGCCTATCCGGCCGCGGCCGAAGGGCCCTCGGCGGCCGTGGCCACCGAGAACGCCGACGCCACCCACGCTGCGCTCGAGACCCTTCGCGCAGGCGGAAATGCAGTGGATGGCGCCATCACGGCGGCGCTTACGCTCGGGGTCGTCAATCCCATCTCGAGCGGCATCGGCGGCGGGGGCTTCGCGCTCGTCTACTTGAAGAAGGAGCGCAAGGTGCTCGCCTTCGACTTCCGGGAGACGGCGCCGCAGAAAATCGACGTCGAGCGCCTGCTCGCCCAAAGTGGCTCGAACGCGCCCCGCGAGCAACGCGGGCACGCGGTGGGGGTCCCCGGCGAGCCGGCGGGCCTCGAGCTCCTCAATTTGCGCTACGGCAAGCGCTCCTTGGCGGCCGACGCGCTGCCCGCCGCCGATCTGGCCGCCCGCGGCTTTGCGCTCGGCCGGCACATGACCGACTCGATCGCCAAGCTCCAGGAGTACATCGCCGTCTCGCCCGATCTGGCGCGCGTCTTTTTTCCGGGCGATCACCCGCTCGGCTTCCGGTCCTTGGTGCGCCGCCCGGAGCTGGCGCGCACCTTGACCCGGTTTGGCGCCGAGGGCTCGCGTCCCTTTTATGCGGGCGACATCGGCAAGAAGATCGTGCAGGCGGCCAAGAGCGCGGGCGGCACCTTGGAGGAGAGCGATCTCACGGCCTACCGGGTCAAGGAGCGCGCCCCGCTGACCCGCACCTTTGGATCGCGCACCGTTTATGCGATGCCGGCGCCCTCGGCGGGCGGGCTCATGCTGCTCGAGGCGCTGAGCATCTTCGGCGCCGATCCGTCGAGCATGCTGGGGAAGCTGGGCTTCGGGTCGAGCGAGTACCTGCACATGCTGGCGGAGGTGATGCGCGGCGCGCTGGCCGATCGCATCCGCGTCGCCGGCGATCCCGATCTCGAGACCTCCGTGAACGAGGCGTACGAGCGCGCGCTTTCGGCCGATCGCATGGCCGCCCGCCGCCAGCGCCTCGATCCGTACAAGACGCACCCGGCGCCCGAGTTCAAGTCGCAAGAGCAGGGGACCAGCCACATCGTGGTCGCCGACGTCGAAGGAAACGTCGTTTCGCTCACCACCACCGTCAACGGTCCCTTTGGGGCGCGCATCGTGGCCGGCGACACCGGCATTTTGCTCAACGACGAGCTGACCGATTTCTCGTCGCCCAGCGATGTGAGCGGCTTCGGCGTCATCGGTCTCGGACCGAACCGCGCGCGTCCGGGGGCGCGGCCGGTTTCGAGCATGACGCCGGCCATCGTCCTCGAGAACAGCGCGCCCATTCTGGCCGTCGGCGGCTCGGGGGGCATGCGCATCGCGAGCAACGTGATGCAGGCCACCCTGGCGCGCTTGGTGTTCCAGATGGATCCGGGGGCCTGCGTGAGCTCCCCGCGCATCTTCGTGCACGGCGCATCGCCCGAGGTGCTGGTCGACCCTGAAATCGCCGAGGACGTCCGCGCCGGCATGCGCGCCCGCGGGGAGCAAGTGCGCGAGGAGCGCATGCTCTCGAGCAGCGTGCAGATGGTCGCGTGGGATCGCCGCGGGCCGCAGCCGCGCCTCCTGGCGACCGCCGATCCGCGCAAGCACGGCTTTGCGATCGCGCAGTGA